One window from the genome of Microbulbifer sp. ALW1 encodes:
- a CDS encoding helix-turn-helix domain-containing protein translates to MLPRRKNPVETPPASCPLSTCMEVIGGAWTPNIIWFLSERARRFTELKSDIPGISAKMLTTRLKQLEERGVVIREVMPTSPPSVEYRLSELGAELKPAIEAIVQVGHKLKVRASQTTP, encoded by the coding sequence GTGCTGCCACGTCGAAAAAATCCGGTGGAGACGCCACCGGCCAGTTGCCCGTTGAGTACCTGTATGGAGGTCATTGGTGGGGCCTGGACGCCGAATATTATCTGGTTCCTGAGTGAGCGGGCGCGGCGTTTTACCGAGTTGAAAAGTGATATTCCCGGGATCTCTGCAAAGATGCTGACGACACGACTGAAGCAGCTGGAGGAGCGCGGGGTGGTTATTCGCGAGGTGATGCCGACGTCACCGCCTAGTGTGGAGTATCGGTTGAGTGAGCTGGGGGCGGAGTTGAAGCCGGCAATCGAGGCGATTGTTCAGGTGGGGCACAAGCTCAAGGTGCGGGCCTCACAGACTACGCCATGA
- the urtB gene encoding urea ABC transporter permease subunit UrtB — protein sequence MKVLLLKLWMAAVAVLLLPTGSPLAQTEPTAIAVGSVLQQLPGASLKKTGDLVRQLEQAGGAEMRSLFEVMLAGDLYYVKESGQLLEIQKNSSGTLVGRALFDGAELGEFKSRAVKKIRVNNRLRSQLRDAIARIDLLHGDGQSQRAAVLAMLGDLTPQNIRLLEEAQTAGVNAEVAELISLAGAMVQLRDSNSTADRLSAITIMQGRLEAPVRNQLQRLSNTESEQDAAVTAAAQKALDKISERIKFYSQMEQLFFGLSLGSVLLLAAIGLAITFGVMGVINMAHGEMIMLGAYTTYVIQQLMPGAIGYSLLVAVPAAFLVSGSVGVLIERGVIRHLQGRPLETLLATFGISLILQQAVRSIFSPLNMQVVTPDWMSGSLAINPVFSVTYNRLYILLFALAVFVALVTVLKKSSLGLNVRAVSQNRDMAKAMGVRTEMVDAMTFGLGSGIAGVAGVALSQLTNVGPNLGQSYIIDSFMVVVFGGVGNLLGTLVGGFSLGVANKFLEPATGAVLANIIVLVCLILFIQKRPKGLFPQRGRAAE from the coding sequence GTGAAGGTTTTACTACTCAAGCTTTGGATGGCAGCAGTGGCCGTTTTGCTGCTGCCAACCGGCAGTCCGCTGGCGCAAACAGAACCCACAGCAATCGCTGTGGGTTCTGTGCTCCAGCAATTACCCGGCGCAAGTCTGAAAAAGACCGGCGACCTGGTGCGACAGCTGGAGCAGGCCGGGGGCGCTGAAATGCGTTCTCTATTTGAAGTGATGCTGGCCGGTGATCTCTACTATGTGAAAGAGAGCGGACAATTGCTGGAGATCCAGAAAAACAGCAGCGGAACCCTGGTGGGCCGGGCGCTGTTTGATGGCGCGGAACTCGGGGAGTTCAAATCCCGCGCGGTAAAAAAAATACGTGTAAACAATCGGCTCCGCAGTCAATTGCGCGATGCCATTGCACGAATCGATTTGCTCCACGGTGACGGGCAGTCGCAGCGCGCGGCGGTACTTGCCATGCTGGGCGATTTGACGCCACAGAATATCCGGCTGTTGGAAGAAGCACAAACAGCCGGTGTGAACGCCGAAGTCGCCGAGTTGATCAGTCTCGCAGGCGCCATGGTGCAGCTGCGCGACAGCAACAGCACCGCAGATCGCCTTTCCGCAATCACGATCATGCAGGGGCGGCTGGAAGCCCCGGTTCGCAATCAACTGCAGCGATTGTCGAACACTGAGAGTGAACAGGATGCCGCGGTCACGGCGGCCGCGCAGAAAGCACTCGATAAAATTTCCGAACGCATCAAATTCTACAGTCAGATGGAGCAACTGTTTTTTGGCCTGAGCCTCGGCTCGGTACTGTTGCTTGCGGCCATTGGCCTCGCCATTACCTTCGGGGTGATGGGGGTGATCAACATGGCCCACGGCGAAATGATCATGCTCGGCGCCTACACCACCTATGTGATTCAGCAGCTGATGCCCGGGGCCATTGGCTATTCGCTGCTGGTCGCGGTACCGGCGGCTTTTCTGGTGTCTGGCAGTGTGGGCGTTTTGATCGAGCGGGGCGTCATTCGACATTTACAGGGGCGTCCGCTGGAAACCTTACTCGCCACCTTCGGTATCAGCCTGATTCTGCAACAGGCGGTGCGCAGTATTTTCTCGCCGCTGAATATGCAGGTGGTGACGCCGGACTGGATGAGCGGTTCCCTGGCGATCAACCCGGTGTTTTCCGTCACCTACAACCGGTTATATATCCTGCTGTTTGCCCTGGCGGTATTCGTCGCATTGGTGACAGTTCTGAAAAAATCCTCTCTCGGCCTGAATGTGCGCGCGGTATCCCAGAATCGGGATATGGCCAAAGCCATGGGTGTGCGCACGGAAATGGTCGACGCCATGACCTTCGGTCTGGGCTCCGGGATTGCCGGAGTGGCCGGGGTGGCGCTTTCACAGCTCACCAATGTGGGGCCTAACCTGGGGCAGTCTTACATCATCGATTCCTTCATGGTGGTGGTATTTGGCGGTGTCGGCAACCTGCTCGGTACACTGGTGGGCGGCTTCTCCCTGGGGGTTGCGAATAAATTCCTTGAACCGGCCACCGGCGCGGTACTGGCCAACATCATTGTGCTGGTCTGCCTGATCCTGTTTATCCAGAAACGTCCAAAAGGGTTGTTTCCCCAGCGCGGGAGGGCAGCGGAATGA
- a CDS encoding glutathione S-transferase family protein, with the protein MYKLYYMPGACSRAIHALILDLDQPVELIARDSVEDFRSINPTNQVPVLVDGDLVLREGAAIVLYLLNKHAPESLGASAAQQAEFTQWLMFANATLHPAYGLLFFASRGLESDAAKEEVLQKAAARINGLWQLVEQRLADRPVICGEKVSAIDMMLAVYANWGNYFPLEISLGKNTRQLFEKVAEYPAFAKAVAAEEAVAA; encoded by the coding sequence ATGTACAAACTGTATTACATGCCCGGTGCCTGCTCTCGCGCGATTCACGCATTGATACTGGACCTGGACCAGCCGGTAGAGCTGATTGCGCGGGACTCGGTCGAGGACTTTCGTTCGATTAATCCGACCAACCAGGTACCGGTACTGGTAGATGGCGACCTGGTATTGCGCGAGGGTGCCGCCATTGTGCTGTATTTGCTGAACAAGCACGCGCCCGAATCACTGGGAGCCAGCGCGGCACAACAGGCGGAATTCACCCAGTGGCTGATGTTTGCCAACGCCACGCTGCACCCGGCCTATGGCCTGCTATTTTTTGCCAGTCGCGGCCTGGAGTCGGACGCGGCGAAAGAGGAAGTTTTGCAGAAAGCCGCCGCGCGGATTAACGGCCTCTGGCAACTGGTGGAACAGCGTCTTGCGGATCGGCCGGTTATCTGCGGGGAGAAAGTATCGGCGATCGATATGATGCTGGCGGTTTACGCCAACTGGGGAAATTACTTTCCGCTGGAGATCTCTCTGGGTAAAAATACCCGGCAGCTCTTTGAGAAAGTGGCGGAATACCCGGCCTTTGCAAAGGCGGTGGCCGCAGAAGAAGCGGTCGCAGCCTAG
- a CDS encoding ATP-binding protein, producing MVEIFTGNDNDNEQQAMRPAQQVFRVRRTYNKWVGDETLEDFALRFTAVRGRRFTIEQVAKTALGATAFLALEAIAAAVTLNYGFINTIAAMLAVAAVIFITGFPITYYAAKHGLDIDLLTRGAGFGYLGSTITSLIYASFTFIFFAIEAAILTSALHALLGIPPAIGYIFCALAVIPIVTHGIHAVSKFQIGTQPLWLLLQCLALGSAAWFEISRVEDWTQYAPQHNPAGAGFNWMLFGAASAVFFAMVAQIGEQVDYLRFMPEKTRENRKRWWFWLTLAGPGWIFIGVIKMLFGSFLAYLAITDGASAEQAADPVYMYQTVFNYLTQSPTMALILAGVMVLISQMKINVTNAYAGSIAWSNFFSRLTRSHPGRVVWLVFNVSIALILMELGIYRALEGVLGIFSLVAISWLGCLAADLMINKPLGISPSYVEFKRSHLYDFNPVGVGSMLLASVIGILCYLGHFGEVAKNFASFISLGICFVMVPLLGLATGGRFYLARHRDFLDGDGERAVSSHIQSAQTCCICENDFEPADMSHCPAYQGPICSLCCSLDSRCLDACKPDARFSRQLATFAKILVPEAVVNGVDSRLGRFAVLLLGASVCIAGVLSLIYGQLQPANDGEAQLLSQAFWTLFVVLLLIAGVLAWLFLLTHDSRIVAQMESNRQTRLLLNEIEAHKETDRALQAAKEQADRANSAKSRYLSGISHELRTPLQSILGYAQLLNQQQDIPEKHRNGLRIIKRSGEYLTDLIEGLLDISKIEAGRLDIYRNQVRLPELLEQMVEMFRPQAEAKGIRFYCHIHNPLPSTVIADEKRLRQILINLLSNAIKYTREGQVDFHIRYRNQVAEFTIVDTGVGIHPEDQARILKPFERVRNGATPVATGTGLGLTIAYLLTEIMGGELRMESAPNAGSRFTVSLLLSWVDSDHRSEVPERRIRGYQGPRRSVMVVDDEPIHRGLIGDLLTPLGFSMMEAQSGEDCLALVQQQQPDLFLLDVTMPGMSGLELAEQLRTRGIAAPIVMLSADAQERHLKPGDSEPAHHDAYLVKPLVNQKLFDTMAQLLKLTWVYATDSGSATKPQTRRAASSEALPDHPLLAELLAYARIGYRSGVHRTLDRIAAESVVPTHRIEEFRQLADTMRFEPLSEALEIKE from the coding sequence GTGGTTGAAATATTTACGGGCAACGATAACGACAACGAACAACAGGCCATGCGACCCGCACAACAGGTGTTCCGCGTACGGCGGACCTACAACAAGTGGGTGGGAGACGAGACCCTAGAGGACTTCGCACTGCGATTTACCGCCGTGCGCGGGCGCCGTTTTACCATTGAGCAGGTGGCCAAAACCGCCCTGGGTGCCACCGCCTTTCTCGCCCTCGAGGCGATCGCTGCGGCGGTTACCCTCAACTACGGCTTTATCAATACCATCGCCGCCATGCTCGCGGTGGCCGCGGTGATCTTTATTACCGGCTTTCCGATCACCTATTACGCCGCCAAGCACGGCCTGGATATCGACTTGCTGACCCGCGGTGCGGGCTTCGGTTATCTCGGTTCCACCATCACCTCGCTGATCTACGCCTCCTTCACCTTTATCTTCTTCGCCATCGAGGCCGCAATCCTCACCTCGGCCCTGCATGCCCTGCTGGGTATTCCCCCGGCCATCGGCTACATATTCTGCGCGCTGGCGGTCATTCCCATCGTGACCCACGGTATTCACGCGGTGAGCAAATTCCAGATCGGCACCCAGCCGCTGTGGTTACTGTTGCAGTGCCTGGCACTGGGCAGTGCGGCCTGGTTTGAAATCTCCCGGGTGGAAGACTGGACCCAGTACGCACCGCAACACAATCCGGCGGGAGCGGGGTTCAACTGGATGCTGTTTGGTGCAGCCAGTGCGGTGTTTTTTGCCATGGTGGCGCAAATTGGCGAGCAGGTGGATTACCTGCGATTCATGCCAGAAAAAACACGGGAGAATCGCAAGCGCTGGTGGTTCTGGCTGACCCTGGCCGGACCGGGCTGGATCTTTATCGGCGTGATCAAGATGCTGTTCGGTTCCTTCCTCGCCTACCTGGCGATCACCGACGGCGCCTCTGCCGAACAGGCCGCCGATCCGGTGTACATGTACCAGACGGTGTTCAACTACCTGACCCAGTCACCCACCATGGCGCTGATCCTGGCCGGCGTGATGGTGCTGATCTCGCAGATGAAGATCAACGTCACCAATGCCTACGCCGGCTCCATCGCCTGGTCGAATTTCTTTTCGCGACTTACTCGCAGCCATCCGGGCCGTGTGGTCTGGCTGGTGTTCAATGTGAGCATCGCGCTGATTCTGATGGAACTGGGGATTTACCGCGCGCTCGAAGGCGTACTGGGTATCTTCTCCCTGGTGGCGATCAGCTGGCTAGGCTGCCTGGCGGCGGACCTGATGATCAACAAGCCGCTGGGCATCAGTCCATCCTACGTGGAGTTCAAGCGCTCGCATCTGTACGATTTCAATCCGGTGGGCGTGGGCTCCATGCTGCTGGCATCGGTGATCGGTATCCTGTGTTACCTCGGCCATTTCGGCGAAGTGGCGAAAAATTTTGCCAGCTTTATCAGCCTCGGTATCTGCTTTGTGATGGTACCACTGCTGGGGCTGGCAACCGGCGGCCGTTTCTATCTCGCCCGTCATCGGGACTTTCTCGACGGCGACGGTGAGCGCGCTGTCAGTAGCCACATCCAGTCAGCCCAGACCTGCTGTATCTGCGAAAACGATTTCGAACCAGCAGACATGAGCCACTGCCCCGCTTACCAGGGCCCGATCTGTTCACTGTGTTGCTCACTCGACTCCCGCTGTCTCGATGCCTGCAAGCCGGACGCGCGCTTTTCCCGGCAGCTGGCCACCTTCGCCAAAATACTGGTGCCGGAGGCCGTGGTGAACGGGGTGGATTCCCGGTTGGGGCGCTTTGCCGTTCTGCTGCTGGGCGCCAGTGTGTGTATTGCCGGCGTGTTGTCACTGATCTATGGCCAGCTACAACCGGCCAATGACGGGGAGGCACAGTTGCTGAGCCAGGCGTTCTGGACACTGTTTGTGGTGCTGCTGCTGATTGCGGGCGTGTTGGCCTGGCTGTTCCTGCTGACCCACGACAGCCGCATCGTTGCGCAGATGGAATCGAACCGCCAGACCCGGCTGCTGCTGAACGAAATCGAAGCGCACAAGGAAACCGACCGCGCCTTACAAGCGGCCAAGGAGCAGGCGGACCGTGCCAACAGCGCGAAGAGCCGCTACCTCTCCGGCATCAGCCACGAGCTCCGCACACCGCTGCAATCCATTCTCGGTTACGCGCAGCTGCTCAACCAGCAGCAGGACATTCCGGAAAAGCATCGCAATGGCCTGCGCATTATCAAACGCAGTGGTGAATACCTGACGGACCTGATTGAAGGGCTGCTGGATATTTCCAAGATCGAAGCCGGGCGCCTGGATATCTACCGCAACCAGGTGCGGCTACCGGAACTGCTCGAACAGATGGTGGAAATGTTCCGTCCCCAGGCCGAGGCAAAGGGCATCCGGTTTTATTGCCATATCCACAATCCACTGCCATCCACGGTAATCGCGGATGAAAAACGCCTGCGGCAGATACTGATCAACCTGCTGTCCAACGCGATCAAATACACCCGCGAGGGACAGGTGGATTTTCACATTCGTTACCGCAATCAGGTAGCGGAGTTCACCATTGTGGATACCGGCGTGGGCATTCACCCGGAAGATCAGGCGCGTATCCTCAAACCCTTTGAGCGGGTGCGCAACGGCGCGACTCCGGTGGCCACCGGTACCGGCCTCGGGCTGACCATCGCCTACCTGCTGACGGAAATCATGGGCGGCGAGCTGCGCATGGAAAGCGCACCGAACGCCGGCAGCCGCTTCACCGTGTCCCTGCTGCTATCGTGGGTGGATTCAGATCACCGCAGCGAGGTGCCGGAACGTCGTATACGCGGTTACCAAGGGCCGCGCCGCAGCGTAATGGTGGTGGACGACGAGCCCATTCACCGCGGATTGATTGGCGACCTGCTGACACCACTGGGCTTTTCCATGATGGAGGCACAGAGCGGCGAAGACTGCCTGGCACTGGTGCAGCAGCAACAGCCCGACCTTTTCCTGCTGGATGTGACCATGCCGGGCATGAGTGGGCTGGAGCTCGCCGAGCAGTTGCGCACCCGCGGTATTGCCGCCCCCATCGTGATGCTCTCCGCGGACGCACAGGAGCGACACCTGAAACCCGGCGACAGCGAGCCCGCCCACCACGATGCTTACCTAGTGAAGCCACTGGTGAACCAGAAGCTGTTCGACACCATGGCCCAGCTGCTGAAACTGACCTGGGTTTACGCCACCGACAGCGGATCCGCGACCAAACCACAAACGCGACGAGCCGCTTCGAGTGAGGCACTGCCGGATCATCCACTGCTGGCAGAACTGCTCGCATACGCGCGCATCGGCTACCGCAGCGGCGTGCACCGCACCCTGGACCGGATTGCCGCAGAATCGGTGGTACCCACACACCGCATTGAAGAATTCCGCCAGCTGGCGGACACCATGCGCTTCGAGCCTTTGAGCGAAGCCCTGGAAATCAAGGAGTGA
- the urtC gene encoding urea ABC transporter permease subunit UrtC, with protein sequence MTAAMTELRQPGKGSSLLVGILLVTTLAMSAANLLLPADSPLYVSTYTITLMGKYLCFAMLAMAVDIIWGYCGILSLGHGAFFALGGYGMGMYLMRQIGDRGVYGNPDLPDFMVFLNWQELPWYWFGMDQFWFAVSMALAIPGLLAFIFGWLAFRSRVTGVYLSIMTQALTYALMLAFFRNEMGFGGNNGLTDFKDILGFDLQADSTRVALLLITTLLLVIAFISSRAIVESRLGRVIVAVRDAEARARFLGYRTEHYKVWLFVYSALIAAVAGILYVPQVGIINPGEFAPLNSIEVVVWVAVGGRGTLYGAIVGALLVNYAKTRFTAIMPDGWLFALGALFVIVTVYLPKGLAGLLQRFVSTQTPQPTRDKTQVDSSREVSGGEVNA encoded by the coding sequence ATGACGGCCGCGATGACCGAGCTGCGCCAGCCTGGCAAGGGCTCCTCATTGCTGGTGGGGATACTCCTGGTGACGACCCTGGCGATGTCCGCGGCCAACCTGCTGTTACCGGCAGATTCGCCGCTATATGTCAGTACCTACACCATTACGCTCATGGGGAAATACTTGTGCTTCGCAATGCTTGCCATGGCGGTGGACATCATCTGGGGATACTGCGGGATTCTTAGTCTCGGCCACGGGGCTTTTTTCGCGCTCGGCGGTTACGGTATGGGCATGTACCTGATGCGACAGATTGGCGACCGCGGTGTCTATGGCAACCCGGATCTTCCGGATTTTATGGTGTTCCTGAACTGGCAGGAGTTGCCCTGGTACTGGTTCGGTATGGATCAGTTCTGGTTTGCGGTGTCGATGGCGCTCGCCATCCCCGGCCTGTTGGCATTTATTTTTGGCTGGCTGGCATTCCGCTCGCGGGTGACCGGCGTTTACCTGTCGATCATGACCCAGGCGCTGACCTATGCATTGATGCTGGCATTTTTCCGCAATGAAATGGGCTTTGGCGGCAACAACGGACTGACGGATTTCAAGGATATTCTCGGCTTTGATTTGCAGGCGGACAGTACCCGTGTGGCGCTGCTGCTGATTACTACCTTGCTGCTGGTGATCGCCTTTATCAGCAGCCGCGCCATCGTGGAGTCGCGTCTTGGTAGGGTGATAGTGGCGGTGCGGGATGCCGAGGCGCGGGCGCGTTTCCTGGGCTACCGTACCGAACACTACAAGGTATGGCTGTTTGTTTACTCCGCACTGATCGCGGCAGTAGCCGGCATCTTGTATGTCCCCCAGGTGGGCATTATCAATCCCGGTGAATTTGCTCCACTGAATTCCATCGAGGTGGTGGTGTGGGTGGCCGTCGGAGGCCGCGGCACCCTGTACGGTGCCATTGTCGGTGCACTGCTGGTGAATTACGCCAAAACCCGCTTTACCGCCATCATGCCGGACGGCTGGCTGTTCGCGCTCGGCGCTTTGTTTGTCATTGTTACCGTATACCTGCCAAAGGGCCTGGCAGGCTTGTTGCAGCGTTTTGTCAGTACACAAACCCCGCAGCCCACGCGGGATAAAACGCAGGTCGACAGCAGCCGCGAAGTGAGCGGCGGAGAGGTGAACGCATGA
- a CDS encoding response regulator transcription factor codes for MKPGDDTASATRSTADTHTGDIVLVVDDSPDTLSLINDTLEQAGIDVLVALDGNQALNIARRLRPDMILLDAVMPGLDGFETCRLLKADPELASIPVIFMTGLTESESIVRGLESGGVDYLTKPIQPNELLARMKVHLNNARLTSSAHQALDSTGQFLCTVDAAGRMHWATPQTYALLSSAGAMEGGLQQKMAADLQLWLSRNPGSGHKLKLEGFHKPLAVVFIEQRGGSTYLLKLIDDGGPGGETILREKLSLTRRESEVLFWIANGKTNREIGEILEVSPRTVNKHLEGVFSKLGVENRTAAAGIAIRALNPDA; via the coding sequence ATGAAACCCGGTGACGACACGGCCAGTGCCACCCGGTCAACGGCGGATACGCACACAGGTGATATCGTACTGGTGGTGGACGATTCGCCAGATACCCTGAGCCTGATCAACGACACCCTCGAACAGGCGGGAATCGATGTACTGGTAGCGCTGGATGGCAACCAGGCGCTGAATATCGCCCGTCGCCTGCGCCCGGATATGATTCTGCTGGATGCGGTCATGCCCGGGTTGGATGGGTTTGAAACCTGCCGTTTGCTGAAAGCCGATCCCGAGCTGGCTTCTATTCCGGTGATTTTTATGACCGGGCTGACAGAGTCGGAGAGTATCGTGCGCGGACTGGAAAGCGGTGGCGTCGACTACCTGACCAAACCGATTCAGCCGAATGAATTGCTAGCCCGCATGAAAGTGCATCTGAACAATGCACGCCTGACCTCCAGCGCCCACCAAGCCCTGGACTCTACCGGGCAGTTCCTGTGCACCGTCGATGCGGCGGGTCGAATGCACTGGGCCACACCACAGACCTATGCCCTGCTGAGCAGCGCCGGTGCAATGGAAGGCGGCCTGCAACAAAAAATGGCAGCAGACCTGCAGCTATGGCTGTCACGCAACCCGGGGAGTGGCCACAAATTAAAGCTGGAGGGTTTTCACAAACCACTCGCGGTGGTGTTTATCGAGCAGCGCGGCGGCAGCACCTACCTGTTGAAACTGATAGACGATGGTGGCCCCGGCGGCGAGACAATACTGCGCGAAAAACTGTCGCTGACCCGACGGGAATCGGAAGTACTCTTCTGGATTGCCAACGGGAAAACCAATCGTGAAATCGGCGAGATTCTCGAGGTGAGTCCGCGCACCGTCAACAAGCATCTCGAAGGCGTTTTCTCAAAGCTCGGCGTTGAAAACCGTACGGCGGCGGCGGGCATCGCAATACGCGCACTGAACCCGGACGCCTGA
- the urtA gene encoding urea ABC transporter substrate-binding protein: MKLKKFVASLAFAAGTSVVSVAALAAETIKVGVLHSLSGTMAISETTLKDTVLMMVEEQNRKGGLLGKKLEAVVVDPASDWPLFAEKARELLTKEKVDVIFGCWTSVSRKSVLPVIEELNGLMFYPVQYEGEESSKNVFYTGASPNQQAIPAVDYLMSDLEVERWVLAGTDYVYPRTTNKILEAYLESKGVAKKDIMINYTPFGHSDWQSIVSDIKKFGGAGKKTAVVSTINGDANVPFYKELANQGVSSEDIPVVAFSVGEEELSGIDTGPLVGHLAAWNYFQGIDSEANEYFVQQWKKFIGDEKRVTNDPMEATYIGFNMWAKAVEKAGSTDVDSVEQAMIGIEFPNLTGGVAKMNKNHHLSKPVFIGEIQDDGQFEVVWETEGVVAGDAWSDFLPGSKDLIADWTAPIKCGNYNTESKACSGQAQ, encoded by the coding sequence ATGAAACTGAAAAAATTCGTTGCCAGCCTGGCGTTCGCCGCCGGCACCAGCGTAGTCAGCGTTGCCGCACTGGCGGCTGAGACCATTAAAGTCGGCGTACTGCACTCGCTTTCCGGCACCATGGCCATCAGTGAAACCACCCTGAAAGACACGGTGCTGATGATGGTGGAAGAGCAGAACCGCAAGGGCGGTCTGCTGGGTAAAAAGCTCGAAGCGGTGGTGGTAGACCCGGCTTCCGACTGGCCACTGTTTGCGGAGAAGGCCCGCGAGCTGCTGACCAAAGAAAAAGTGGATGTGATCTTCGGTTGCTGGACATCGGTATCGCGCAAATCCGTGTTGCCGGTGATCGAGGAACTGAACGGTTTGATGTTCTACCCGGTGCAGTACGAGGGTGAAGAGTCTTCCAAAAATGTGTTCTACACCGGTGCCTCGCCGAATCAGCAGGCAATCCCGGCAGTGGATTACCTGATGTCCGATCTCGAAGTGGAGCGCTGGGTACTGGCCGGTACCGACTACGTCTATCCGCGTACCACCAACAAGATCCTGGAGGCGTACCTCGAATCGAAGGGCGTCGCCAAGAAAGACATCATGATCAACTACACCCCGTTCGGGCACTCCGACTGGCAGAGCATCGTTTCCGATATCAAGAAATTCGGTGGCGCCGGCAAGAAAACCGCGGTGGTCTCCACCATCAATGGCGACGCCAACGTGCCCTTCTACAAAGAGCTCGCCAACCAGGGCGTCAGCTCCGAGGACATTCCGGTCGTGGCTTTCTCCGTAGGTGAAGAAGAGCTTTCCGGTATCGACACCGGTCCGCTGGTCGGCCATCTGGCGGCCTGGAACTACTTCCAGGGCATCGACAGCGAGGCCAATGAATATTTCGTCCAGCAGTGGAAAAAATTCATCGGTGATGAAAAGCGCGTAACCAACGATCCCATGGAGGCGACCTATATCGGGTTCAACATGTGGGCCAAGGCGGTGGAAAAAGCCGGTTCGACGGACGTGGATTCGGTTGAGCAGGCAATGATCGGCATCGAGTTCCCGAACCTCACCGGCGGCGTTGCCAAAATGAACAAAAACCATCACCTGTCCAAGCCGGTATTCATCGGCGAAATTCAGGACGACGGTCAGTTTGAAGTGGTGTGGGAAACCGAGGGTGTCGTGGCCGGCGATGCCTGGTCTGACTTCCTGCCGGGTTCCAAGGACCTGATTGCTGACTGGACCGCACCGATCAAGTGCGGCAACTACAACACCGAGTCCAAGGCCTGCAGTGGTCAGGCTCAGTAA
- a CDS encoding nitronate monooxygenase family protein codes for MRREDFRDNPVAQSLGLTYPVFQGPFGSGHSSAELAAAVSNAGGLGAYGAHHLSGEGILALAADIRKRTDKPFNLNLWIPRDQEWGQPFSKSREQTYLKKIAPLYQEMSLSPPAAAENPLHDYEEQVEAILAARPAVFSFVFGIPEPSILDRCAERGIKTLGAATTVAEAVALESAGVDMVIASGLEAGGHRPAFLTEPEPRTLLTTFALLPRVRDAVSIPVIAAGGIADHRGVRAAMALGADAVQVGTAFLACEESGASDMHKRLLRERESVDTVLTRVVSGRMARYIRNRLTEASDVWDDPALPYPFQMSVTRPLSRASTASNNPNFATMAAGQIIGLSRHVHAAELLSALVGEVDTVPER; via the coding sequence ATGCGGAGAGAGGATTTTCGTGACAACCCGGTAGCGCAGTCACTGGGGTTAACCTACCCGGTGTTCCAGGGCCCCTTCGGCAGCGGCCACTCCAGTGCCGAACTTGCCGCCGCGGTGTCCAACGCCGGCGGACTCGGTGCCTACGGCGCCCATCACCTGTCCGGTGAAGGCATTCTTGCGCTAGCCGCGGATATTCGCAAACGCACCGACAAGCCCTTCAATCTCAACCTGTGGATTCCCCGGGATCAGGAGTGGGGCCAACCCTTCAGCAAATCGCGCGAACAAACCTACCTCAAAAAGATTGCCCCGCTTTATCAAGAGATGTCTCTCTCTCCGCCAGCGGCAGCCGAGAATCCGCTGCACGATTACGAAGAGCAGGTGGAGGCAATACTCGCAGCGCGGCCGGCGGTATTCAGTTTCGTGTTCGGTATTCCCGAACCCTCGATTCTCGATCGCTGTGCCGAGCGCGGCATCAAAACACTGGGAGCGGCGACCACCGTCGCCGAGGCGGTGGCATTGGAAAGCGCCGGCGTGGATATGGTGATTGCGTCAGGACTGGAAGCGGGCGGCCATCGCCCGGCGTTTTTGACAGAGCCCGAGCCGCGCACTTTGCTCACTACTTTTGCGCTGCTGCCCAGGGTGCGCGATGCGGTATCGATTCCGGTAATCGCCGCTGGCGGTATTGCCGATCATAGAGGCGTGCGCGCCGCCATGGCGCTTGGGGCAGATGCGGTGCAGGTAGGTACCGCGTTTCTCGCCTGTGAGGAATCCGGCGCGAGCGATATGCACAAGCGGCTGCTGCGCGAAAGAGAGAGTGTCGATACCGTACTGACGCGAGTGGTTTCCGGGCGTATGGCCCGCTATATCCGCAACCGCCTGACCGAAGCCAGTGATGTCTGGGACGATCCGGCGTTGCCCTATCCATTTCAGATGTCGGTGACGCGGCCGCTTTCCCGCGCTTCCACGGCAAGCAACAACCCCAATTTTGCCACCATGGCGGCCGGTCAAATTATCGGCCTGAGTCGCCATGTACACGCGGCAGAGCTGCTGTCTGCGCTGGTGGGCGAAGTCGACACTGTCCCTGAACGGTGA